From the Acidovorax carolinensis genome, one window contains:
- a CDS encoding PilW family protein, which yields MKTLQTPHRQHGVTLIELMVGLSIGLLVVAVAMGALMVSRGISGSVSDASGIQQQGAYILRVIGQQLRQTGSLYLNPDPAGGTSTDVLSPVAFEIKANAVGSGNSFEQENTLAGASDTVTTGFRRYADNVFMVAGTEAAASTPATFGTDYLARNCIGAPGNSSTDQRVESNFAFDSAKNELRCGGNGAAAQAIAQNVAQFQVIYMVQTTDAAGTKVQYTKGSDMPSAATDPKWRRVQGVQVCLVLYGSEPIDMPAGSSYTDCDGNSVNMTTLTGGRKNRMHLLFRNTFQLRSQGLI from the coding sequence ATGAAAACCCTTCAAACACCCCACCGGCAACACGGCGTAACGCTGATCGAGCTGATGGTCGGCTTGTCCATCGGTCTCCTGGTCGTCGCGGTAGCCATGGGCGCACTAATGGTTTCGCGCGGCATATCTGGCTCCGTCAGTGACGCCAGCGGCATACAGCAACAGGGTGCCTACATACTGCGGGTCATTGGCCAGCAACTGCGCCAAACCGGCTCGCTGTACCTGAACCCCGACCCGGCTGGAGGCACCAGCACCGACGTGCTGAGCCCCGTGGCATTTGAAATCAAGGCGAACGCAGTAGGCAGCGGAAACAGCTTCGAGCAGGAAAACACCCTCGCGGGCGCCAGCGACACCGTGACCACCGGATTCAGGCGCTATGCGGACAACGTTTTCATGGTCGCAGGCACAGAAGCCGCAGCCTCCACCCCTGCCACATTCGGCACGGACTATCTGGCCCGCAACTGTATCGGCGCCCCGGGCAATAGCAGCACCGATCAGCGGGTAGAAAGCAACTTCGCTTTTGACAGTGCCAAAAACGAACTGCGATGCGGCGGCAACGGTGCCGCGGCCCAAGCAATCGCGCAAAACGTCGCGCAATTCCAGGTTATCTACATGGTGCAAACCACCGACGCCGCCGGGACCAAGGTGCAATACACCAAGGGCAGCGACATGCCGTCCGCTGCTACCGACCCCAAATGGCGCCGCGTGCAGGGCGTGCAGGTTTGCCTGGTGCTCTACGGCAGCGAGCCCATCGACATGCCCGCAGGCAGCAGCTACACCGACTGCGATGGCAACAGCGTGAACATGACAACCCTCACCGGCGGCCGCAAGAACCGTATGCACCTGCTGTTTCGCAACACGTTCCAGTTGCGCAGCCAAGGGCTGATCTGA
- a CDS encoding pilus assembly PilX family protein, which translates to MPHSPRPDALRPNANCGHGQPLPAVPARQRGVALFVVIVFVMLSMLLALWASRTSLFNEMVVGNDADYQRAFEAAQALLQDAELDIRGEMADGSLCSGPPCRAYSSALQFPGDTNEINPLITVLESKATRCQDGLCARRVGRQDFWNYEKADTPVKPAANTALGEVPLFGTSGLETVGARYGQYTGAANTTTAGPLNPILTDTAAGRGGWYWIEIMRYSDTAKSANVIVDSTTSQLPLNLDVYVVFRITALAIGRKAGTTVVLQETYARQRTKD; encoded by the coding sequence ATGCCACACAGTCCGCGCCCCGACGCCCTCCGCCCCAACGCCAATTGCGGCCACGGGCAACCCCTGCCAGCAGTTCCCGCGCGCCAACGTGGCGTGGCATTGTTTGTCGTCATCGTCTTCGTCATGCTCTCGATGCTGCTGGCACTGTGGGCGTCCCGCACCTCGCTGTTCAACGAAATGGTGGTGGGCAATGACGCAGACTACCAACGCGCCTTCGAGGCGGCCCAGGCATTGCTGCAAGACGCCGAACTCGACATCCGCGGTGAAATGGCCGATGGCAGCTTATGCAGCGGCCCCCCTTGCCGTGCCTACTCGAGCGCGCTGCAGTTTCCAGGCGACACCAACGAAATCAACCCACTGATTACCGTGCTGGAATCCAAGGCCACGCGCTGCCAAGATGGCCTGTGCGCACGGCGCGTGGGGCGACAGGACTTCTGGAACTACGAAAAAGCAGACACGCCCGTCAAGCCTGCCGCCAACACGGCCCTGGGCGAAGTGCCGCTTTTCGGCACATCCGGTCTCGAAACCGTGGGCGCCCGCTACGGCCAGTACACCGGTGCGGCCAATACCACCACCGCCGGCCCGCTCAACCCAATCCTGACTGACACCGCGGCTGGGCGGGGCGGTTGGTACTGGATCGAAATCATGCGCTACAGCGACACAGCCAAAAGCGCCAATGTGATTGTGGACTCCACCACCAGCCAATTGCCGCTGAACCTCGATGTTTACGTTGTCTTCCGCATCACGGCCCTGGCCATCGGGCGCAAGGCTGGCACCACCGTCGTGCTGCAGGAAACCTATGCCCGGCAACGCACAAAGGATTGA
- a CDS encoding pyridoxal phosphate-dependent aminotransferase codes for MRQALLNLEESRIREVANAGMGRSDVLAFWFGESDEGTPDVVRQAAMDSLLRGETFYAHNLGLPALRAEVATYTSRLHRPVGADRIAITSGGVNALMLAVQALVDAGDEVVAITPVWPNLTAQPLIMGADLRCVSLRPQSGGAWALDMVELLAAITPTTKLLVVNAPNNPTGWTLTAQEQQAILAHCRATGTWILADEVYERLYYEPTANGCAPSFLDIAEPEDRLVVVHSFSKSFLMTGWRLGWLVMPPSMTHHMGKLVEFNTSCASVFTQRAGIAALQHADEITPRVVAHLKQCRDTLVPLLQALPGVEVASARGGMYAFFRLPGHDDSLATAKRLVAEAGLGLAPGNAFGEEAQGWLRWCFASKDPQRLVQGVERLKKWLGL; via the coding sequence ATGCGCCAAGCCCTGCTGAACCTCGAAGAATCCCGTATCCGTGAAGTCGCCAACGCCGGCATGGGGCGCAGCGATGTGCTGGCCTTCTGGTTTGGCGAGAGCGACGAGGGCACGCCCGATGTGGTGCGCCAGGCGGCGATGGATTCGTTGTTACGCGGTGAAACGTTTTATGCGCACAACCTTGGCTTGCCGGCGCTGCGCGCCGAAGTGGCGACTTACACCAGCCGGCTGCACCGGCCTGTGGGCGCCGACCGCATTGCCATCACATCGGGCGGCGTCAATGCGCTGATGCTGGCGGTGCAGGCGCTGGTGGATGCGGGGGACGAGGTGGTTGCCATCACGCCCGTGTGGCCCAACCTGACTGCGCAGCCCTTGATCATGGGGGCGGATTTGCGCTGCGTGTCGCTGCGCCCCCAGTCGGGTGGCGCCTGGGCGCTGGACATGGTCGAGTTGCTGGCTGCCATCACGCCGACCACCAAGCTGCTGGTGGTGAACGCGCCCAACAACCCCACGGGCTGGACCCTGACGGCGCAGGAGCAGCAAGCCATCCTGGCGCATTGCCGCGCCACAGGCACCTGGATCTTGGCCGATGAGGTGTATGAACGCCTGTATTACGAGCCCACCGCCAATGGCTGCGCCCCCAGTTTTTTGGACATTGCCGAGCCCGAAGACCGCCTGGTGGTGGTGCACAGCTTTTCCAAGAGCTTTTTGATGACGGGTTGGCGCCTGGGCTGGCTGGTGATGCCGCCGTCGATGACGCACCACATGGGCAAGCTGGTGGAGTTCAATACCTCGTGCGCCAGTGTGTTCACGCAACGGGCCGGCATTGCCGCACTGCAGCATGCGGACGAGATCACGCCGCGTGTGGTGGCGCACCTTAAGCAGTGCCGTGACACGCTGGTGCCGCTGTTGCAGGCGCTGCCCGGCGTGGAGGTGGCCAGTGCGCGCGGCGGGATGTATGCGTTCTTTCGCCTGCCGGGTCACGATGATTCGCTGGCCACCGCCAAACGCCTGGTGGCCGAGGCGGGGCTGGGCCTGGCGCCCGGCAATGCCTTTGGCGAGGAGGCGCAAGGCTGGCTGCGCTGGTGTTTTGCCTCCAAGGACCCGCAGCGCCTGGTGCAGGGGGTGGAGCGGCTCAAAAAATGGCTCGGGTTATAA
- the pnp gene encoding polyribonucleotide nucleotidyltransferase yields the protein MSIFNKITKTFQWGDKTVIMETGEIARQAGGAVLVNIDDTVVLATVVASKVAKAGQDFFPLTVDYIEKTYAAGKIPGSFFKREAKPSEHETLTSRLIDRPIRPLFPEGFFNDVHVVIHTVSLNPEVDADIAALIATSAALAISGIPFNGPIGAARVGYINGEYVLNPGQTARKSSQMDLVVAGTEAAVLMVESEAQQLSEEIMLGAVVFGHQQGNVAINAIHELVREAGKPMWDWKAPAKDEPLIAKVTALAEGKLRAAYQIRNKQARTHACREAYAVVMADLKEEGVAFDSVKVEGMLFDIEARIVRSQILAGEPRIDGRDTRTVRPIEIRSSVLPRAHGSSLFTRGETQALVVTTLGTERDAQRIDALAGEYEDRFMMHYNMPPFATGEVGRMGSTKRREIGHGRLAKRALVAVLPTKEEFPYTMRVVSEITESNGSSSMASVCGGCLSMMDAGVPMKAHVAGIAMGLIKEDNRFAVLTDILGDEDHLGDMDFKVAGTTAGITALQMDIKIQGITKEIMQVALAQAKEARIHILGKMQEAMGEAKTEVSNFAPKLYTMKINPEKIRDVIGKGGAVIRALTEETGCQINIEEDGTITIAATDNAKADEAKRRIEQITAEVEIGKIYEGPVTKILDFGALINLLPGKDGLLHISQIAHERVERVGDYLTEGQIVKVKVMETDEKGRVKLSMKALAERPAGGSDRPAPAERGDRGGERGGERRDGGRDRQAADQQQQQQQSVPSEGSAGQLNG from the coding sequence ATGAGCATTTTCAACAAGATCACCAAGACTTTCCAATGGGGTGACAAGACCGTCATCATGGAAACCGGCGAAATCGCCCGCCAGGCCGGCGGCGCCGTGCTGGTGAACATTGACGACACCGTGGTGCTGGCCACCGTGGTGGCCTCCAAGGTGGCCAAGGCGGGGCAAGACTTTTTCCCGCTGACGGTGGATTACATCGAGAAGACCTACGCTGCGGGCAAGATTCCCGGCAGCTTCTTCAAGCGCGAAGCCAAGCCCAGCGAGCACGAAACCCTGACCAGCCGCCTGATCGACCGCCCGATCCGCCCGCTGTTCCCTGAAGGCTTCTTCAACGACGTGCATGTGGTCATCCACACGGTGTCGCTGAACCCTGAAGTGGACGCCGACATTGCCGCCCTGATCGCTACCAGCGCAGCGCTGGCCATCTCGGGCATTCCGTTCAATGGCCCGATTGGCGCTGCACGCGTGGGCTACATCAACGGTGAATACGTGCTCAACCCCGGCCAGACGGCGCGCAAGAGCTCGCAGATGGACCTGGTGGTGGCTGGCACCGAAGCGGCCGTGCTGATGGTCGAATCCGAAGCGCAGCAACTGTCCGAAGAAATCATGCTGGGTGCCGTGGTGTTTGGTCACCAGCAGGGCAATGTGGCCATCAACGCCATCCACGAGCTGGTGCGCGAAGCCGGCAAGCCCATGTGGGACTGGAAGGCGCCCGCCAAGGATGAGCCGCTCATCGCCAAGGTGACCGCCCTGGCCGAAGGCAAGCTGCGCGCTGCCTACCAGATCCGCAACAAGCAGGCCCGCACGCACGCGTGCCGCGAGGCCTATGCCGTGGTCATGGCCGACCTGAAGGAAGAAGGCGTTGCCTTCGACAGCGTCAAGGTCGAAGGCATGCTGTTTGACATCGAGGCACGCATCGTGCGCAGCCAGATCCTGGCGGGCGAGCCGCGCATCGACGGCCGCGACACGCGCACCGTGCGCCCCATCGAAATCCGCAGCAGCGTGCTGCCCCGCGCGCACGGTTCGTCGCTGTTCACGCGTGGCGAAACCCAGGCGCTGGTGGTGACCACGCTGGGCACCGAGCGCGATGCGCAGCGCATCGACGCGCTGGCCGGCGAGTACGAAGACCGCTTCATGATGCACTACAACATGCCTCCCTTTGCCACGGGCGAAGTGGGCCGCATGGGCAGCACCAAGCGCCGCGAAATCGGCCACGGCCGGCTGGCCAAGCGTGCGCTGGTGGCGGTGTTGCCGACCAAGGAAGAATTCCCCTACACCATGCGCGTGGTGTCGGAAATCACCGAGTCCAATGGTTCATCGTCGATGGCTTCGGTCTGCGGCGGCTGCCTGTCGATGATGGACGCCGGCGTGCCCATGAAGGCGCATGTGGCCGGCATCGCCATGGGCCTGATCAAGGAAGACAACCGTTTTGCCGTGCTGACCGACATCCTGGGCGATGAAGATCACCTGGGCGACATGGACTTCAAGGTGGCTGGCACCACCGCCGGCATCACCGCGCTGCAGATGGACATCAAGATCCAGGGCATTACCAAGGAAATCATGCAGGTCGCCCTGGCCCAGGCCAAGGAAGCGCGCATCCACATCCTGGGCAAGATGCAGGAAGCCATGGGCGAAGCCAAGACCGAAGTGAGCAACTTCGCGCCCAAGCTGTACACCATGAAGATCAACCCCGAGAAGATCCGTGACGTGATCGGCAAGGGCGGCGCCGTGATTCGTGCGCTGACCGAAGAAACCGGCTGCCAGATCAACATCGAGGAAGACGGCACCATCACCATCGCCGCCACCGACAACGCCAAGGCCGATGAAGCCAAGCGCCGCATCGAGCAGATCACGGCCGAAGTTGAAATCGGCAAGATCTACGAAGGCCCGGTCACCAAGATCCTGGACTTCGGCGCACTGATCAACCTGCTGCCTGGCAAGGACGGCCTGCTGCACATCAGCCAGATTGCGCACGAGCGCGTCGAGCGTGTCGGCGACTACCTGACGGAAGGCCAGATCGTCAAGGTCAAGGTCATGGAAACCGACGAAAAGGGCCGCGTCAAGCTGTCCATGAAGGCCCTGGCAGAACGCCCAGCCGGCGGCAGCGATCGTCCGGCCCCGGCCGAGCGTGGTGACCGTGGCGGTGAGCGCGGTGGCGAGCGCCGTGATGGCGGTCGTGATCGCCAGGCCGCCGATCAGCAGCAACAACAGCAGCAGTCCGTGCCTTCCGAAGGCAGCGCAGGCCAGCTGAACGGTTGA
- a CDS encoding GspH/FimT family protein: protein MVVVAIIAVLAAIAAPSFTPLIERWRVRQAVEGLQSTLYFARSEAIKRGGNITIRKEPTGSNGCALASGSNSWDCGWFVFVDTNGNGAQDSGEELLQRFATPPNVEVTRTSGGVSIKLNRWGLVDGAWLGFSLIPLDKNISHPGARGVCMSSGGRIKVITDPPCTSG, encoded by the coding sequence ATGGTGGTGGTGGCCATCATTGCCGTGCTGGCGGCAATAGCGGCGCCCAGCTTCACCCCCCTGATCGAGCGCTGGCGTGTGCGGCAAGCCGTGGAAGGACTGCAATCCACACTGTACTTCGCGCGCTCTGAAGCCATCAAACGTGGGGGCAACATCACCATACGCAAAGAACCCACAGGTTCCAACGGTTGCGCGCTGGCATCCGGCAGCAACAGCTGGGACTGCGGCTGGTTTGTCTTTGTGGATACAAACGGCAATGGCGCACAAGACTCGGGCGAAGAACTTCTCCAGCGTTTCGCCACACCACCGAATGTCGAAGTCACGCGCACCAGCGGTGGCGTCAGCATCAAGCTCAACCGCTGGGGCTTGGTCGATGGCGCCTGGCTGGGCTTCAGCCTGATACCGCTGGACAAAAACATCTCCCATCCTGGCGCACGCGGCGTCTGCATGAGTTCCGGGGGGCGTATCAAAGTCATTACCGATCCTCCATGCACTTCCGGCTAA
- the rpsO gene encoding 30S ribosomal protein S15, translated as MIASSIKAEVVKANARAANDTGSPEVQVALLTARINELMPHFKTHAKDHHGRRGLLRMVSRRRKLLDYLKAKDADRYTALIAKLGLRK; from the coding sequence ATGATCGCATCCTCCATCAAGGCCGAAGTTGTCAAGGCCAATGCACGCGCTGCCAACGACACGGGTAGCCCAGAAGTGCAAGTGGCCCTGCTCACCGCCCGCATCAACGAACTGATGCCTCACTTCAAGACGCACGCCAAGGACCACCATGGTCGCCGTGGCCTGCTGCGCATGGTGAGCCGTCGTCGCAAGCTGCTGGACTACCTCAAGGCCAAGGACGCTGACCGTTACACCGCGCTGATCGCCAAGCTGGGTCTGCGCAAGTAA
- the pilV gene encoding type IV pilus modification protein PilV: MQNTSNPSQRGITLIESLVAIVIAALGILGVLGVQMRTLTDTQTSVRRAQAIRLIEDLSERMKVSPNALLSLKDYESGYNEIGSSLTAASCDSTTCAPAEQAKYDLKQWKTTVQQTLPGGQASIFLAPGETAETNRRQLGVIIAWRENEREGTKTDDIDASKIRAADGTFTAGTDTTNACPTDKTCHLQYIPVAARCAPYDNGSGTKMLYCS, encoded by the coding sequence ATGCAGAACACATCCAACCCAAGCCAACGCGGCATCACGCTGATCGAATCACTGGTCGCCATCGTCATTGCCGCACTGGGCATTCTGGGCGTTTTGGGCGTGCAGATGCGCACACTGACGGATACCCAAACCTCCGTGCGTCGCGCACAGGCCATCCGTCTCATTGAGGATCTGAGTGAACGCATGAAGGTTAGCCCCAACGCGCTGCTGAGCCTCAAAGACTACGAGTCTGGATACAACGAAATCGGGAGCAGCCTGACCGCCGCCAGCTGCGACAGCACGACCTGCGCCCCGGCAGAGCAGGCGAAGTACGACCTGAAACAATGGAAAACAACGGTGCAGCAAACCCTTCCGGGAGGGCAAGCGAGCATCTTTCTCGCTCCGGGCGAAACCGCTGAGACCAACCGCCGCCAGCTCGGCGTGATCATCGCCTGGCGGGAAAACGAGCGCGAAGGCACCAAAACCGACGATATCGACGCCAGCAAAATCCGCGCTGCCGATGGCACCTTTACCGCCGGAACCGACACCACCAACGCCTGCCCCACCGACAAAACCTGCCACTTGCAGTACATCCCTGTCGCTGCCCGCTGTGCACCCTATGACAACGGCAGCGGCACCAAGATGCTCTATTGCTCTTAA